One window from the genome of Enterobacter asburiae encodes:
- a CDS encoding MbtH family protein → MEFSNPFDNPQGQFAILQNDQGQYSLWPQQCELPAGWRVVCEAQSQEACQQWLAGHWHTLVPSHFAEGSA, encoded by the coding sequence ATGGAATTCAGCAATCCTTTCGATAATCCGCAGGGACAGTTCGCCATTTTGCAAAACGACCAGGGGCAGTACAGCCTGTGGCCGCAGCAGTGCGAACTGCCTGCGGGGTGGCGCGTGGTGTGCGAAGCGCAGTCTCAGGAGGCGTGCCAGCAGTGGCTGGCCGGGCACTGGCACACGCTTGTCCCTTCCCATTTTGCGGAGGGAAGCGCATGA
- the fes gene encoding enterochelin esterase produces MTALTTGSEAWWQSKNGPEWERLRASYRVTFWWRDPAGTQKTSAVKRVWLYITGVTDHHQHARPQSLERIPDTDVWQWQGEFSPEWRGSYCFIPSVNENDFASAVFEGAQPDRMALREGWRRLLPHAVSDPLNPQSWRGGRGHAVSALEMPDAPVQPGWSRPDTPYQPPVCIEWNSARLNNRRRVWIYTTGDENPQRPLAVLLDGQFWAESMPVWPALASLTTERKLPPAVYVLIDAIDTEHRSRELPCYRDFWLAVQEELLPQVNNLAPFSDRADRTVVAGQSFGGLSSLYAGLNWPQRFGCVLSQSGSYWWPHRGGQLEGCLIEQLRAGELTASGLRIVLEAGRNEPLIFRANQAIFAELHTQQPIFWRQVDGGHDALCWRGGLTQGLMTLWQPLIH; encoded by the coding sequence GTGACGGCGTTAACAACGGGAAGTGAAGCCTGGTGGCAGTCGAAAAACGGGCCAGAATGGGAACGTCTGAGGGCGAGCTATCGCGTCACCTTCTGGTGGCGAGACCCGGCAGGAACGCAGAAAACGTCAGCAGTTAAACGCGTCTGGCTCTACATCACCGGCGTGACCGATCACCATCAACATGCCCGCCCGCAGTCCCTCGAACGCATCCCGGATACCGACGTCTGGCAGTGGCAGGGCGAGTTCAGCCCCGAGTGGCGCGGGAGCTACTGTTTTATCCCTTCTGTGAATGAAAATGATTTTGCCAGCGCAGTGTTTGAAGGCGCGCAGCCGGACCGCATGGCGCTGCGCGAAGGCTGGCGCAGGCTGCTGCCGCACGCGGTTTCCGACCCGCTGAATCCGCAGAGCTGGCGCGGCGGGCGCGGCCACGCCGTCTCGGCGCTGGAGATGCCAGACGCCCCCGTTCAGCCCGGCTGGAGTCGTCCCGATACGCCGTATCAGCCGCCGGTCTGCATTGAGTGGAACAGCGCGCGTTTGAACAACCGCCGCCGCGTGTGGATTTATACCACCGGTGACGAGAACCCCCAACGCCCGCTGGCGGTGCTGCTTGACGGGCAGTTCTGGGCCGAAAGCATGCCCGTCTGGCCCGCGCTGGCGTCGCTCACCACCGAGCGCAAACTGCCGCCTGCGGTCTACGTCTTAATTGATGCGATCGATACAGAACATCGCAGCCGGGAACTGCCCTGTTACCGCGATTTCTGGCTGGCGGTGCAGGAAGAACTTCTCCCTCAAGTCAACAATCTCGCGCCATTTAGCGACCGCGCCGACCGTACCGTGGTGGCGGGCCAGAGCTTTGGCGGACTCTCTTCGCTTTATGCTGGCCTCAACTGGCCGCAGCGTTTTGGCTGCGTGCTGAGCCAGTCCGGCTCGTACTGGTGGCCGCACCGCGGCGGGCAGCTGGAAGGGTGCCTCATCGAACAGCTCAGAGCGGGTGAGCTAACCGCGAGCGGGCTGCGTATCGTCCTTGAGGCCGGGCGCAACGAGCCGCTTATCTTCCGCGCGAATCAGGCGATTTTCGCCGAACTACATACGCAGCAGCCGATTTTCTGGCGTCAGGTTGACGGCGGGCATGATGCGCTTTGCTGGCGCGGTGGGCTGACGCAGGGGCTGATGACCCTCTGGCAGCCGCTCATTCACTAA
- a CDS encoding TonB-dependent siderophore receptor, translated as MNKKIHSLALLVNLGIYGVALPAMADDNTATAQHEDTMVITAAEQNLQAPGVSTITADEIRKNPPARDVAEIIRTMPGVNLTGNSTSGQRGNNRQIDIRGMGPENTLILIDGKPVTSRNSIRLGWRGERDTRGDTGWVPPEMIERIEVIRGPAAARYGNGAAGGVVNIITKKFDDQWHGSWNTYLNAPEHKDEGSTKRTNFSLSGPLGGDFSFRMFGNLDKTQADAWDINQGHQSDRTGAYADTLPAGREGVENKDINGVVRWDFAPMQSLEFEAGYSRQNNLYAGDTQNTNNDNSSSGLVKKNYGKETNRIYRQNFAVTWNGGWDNGITTSSWAQYEHTRNSRLGEGLAGGLEGLFNSNKFTDTDLADMMLHSEINLPIDFLVNQNLTLGTEWNQQRMKDSTSFTQTQQGGTIPGMSDDRSPYTSAEIFSLFAENNMELTDSTMLTPALRFDHHTIVGNNWSPSLNLSQGLGDDFTLKMGIARAYKAPSLYQTNPNYLLYSKGQGCYASSDGVGCYMMGNDDLKAETSINKEIGLEWKRDGWLAGVTWFRNDYRNKIEAGYAPIGHTSSGKVQTDIYQWENVPKAVVEGLEGSLNVPVSDTINWTNNITYMLQSKNKETGDRLSIIPEYTLNSTLSWQVHQDVSLQSTFTWYGKQQPKKYNYKGQPVTGSEKDEVSPYSIVGLSATWDMTKNVSLTGGVDNVFDKRQWRAGNAQTTGNTTTGAYMYGAGAYTYNEPGRTWYMSVNTRF; from the coding sequence ATGAATAAGAAGATTCACTCTCTGGCCTTGCTGGTCAATTTAGGGATTTATGGTGTCGCGCTGCCCGCCATGGCAGACGACAACACCGCCACCGCGCAGCACGAAGATACGATGGTGATCACCGCCGCCGAACAGAATTTACAGGCGCCGGGGGTGTCAACCATCACCGCCGATGAGATCCGTAAAAACCCGCCCGCGCGGGACGTGGCTGAAATCATCCGCACCATGCCGGGCGTTAACCTGACCGGAAACTCCACCAGCGGCCAGCGCGGGAATAACCGTCAGATTGATATCCGCGGCATGGGGCCTGAAAACACGCTGATCCTGATCGACGGCAAGCCGGTGACCAGCCGCAACTCCATCCGTCTGGGCTGGCGCGGCGAGCGCGACACCCGCGGGGACACCGGCTGGGTGCCGCCAGAGATGATCGAACGCATCGAAGTGATCCGCGGCCCGGCCGCCGCGCGCTACGGCAACGGTGCGGCAGGCGGCGTGGTAAACATCATCACCAAAAAATTCGACGACCAGTGGCACGGCTCCTGGAACACCTACCTGAACGCGCCAGAACACAAGGACGAAGGTTCCACCAAACGCACCAACTTCAGCCTGAGCGGGCCGCTGGGCGGCGACTTCAGCTTCCGCATGTTCGGTAACCTGGACAAAACCCAGGCCGACGCGTGGGACATTAACCAGGGTCACCAGTCTGACCGTACCGGTGCCTACGCCGACACGCTGCCGGCGGGCCGTGAGGGTGTGGAAAATAAAGACATCAACGGCGTGGTGCGCTGGGACTTTGCGCCAATGCAGTCCCTGGAGTTTGAGGCGGGCTACAGCCGCCAGAACAACCTCTACGCGGGCGATACCCAGAACACCAACAACGACAACAGCTCCAGCGGGCTGGTGAAGAAAAACTACGGTAAAGAAACTAACCGTATTTATCGTCAGAACTTCGCGGTCACCTGGAACGGCGGCTGGGACAACGGCATCACCACCAGCAGCTGGGCGCAGTACGAACACACCCGCAACTCCCGCCTGGGCGAAGGGCTGGCGGGCGGGCTGGAAGGGCTGTTCAACAGCAATAAATTCACCGACACCGACCTGGCCGACATGATGCTGCACAGCGAAATCAACCTGCCGATCGATTTCCTCGTCAACCAGAACCTGACCCTGGGCACCGAGTGGAACCAGCAGCGCATGAAGGACTCGACCTCCTTTACGCAAACCCAGCAGGGCGGCACCATCCCGGGCATGAGCGACGACCGCAGCCCGTACACCTCAGCGGAGATCTTCTCCCTGTTCGCGGAAAACAACATGGAGCTGACCGACAGCACCATGCTGACCCCTGCCCTGCGCTTCGATCACCACACCATCGTCGGCAACAACTGGAGCCCGTCGCTGAACCTGTCGCAGGGTCTTGGCGATGACTTCACGCTGAAGATGGGGATCGCGCGCGCCTACAAAGCGCCTAGCCTGTACCAGACCAACCCGAACTACCTGCTCTACAGCAAGGGCCAGGGCTGCTACGCGAGCTCCGACGGCGTGGGCTGCTACATGATGGGTAACGACGACCTGAAAGCGGAAACCAGCATCAACAAAGAGATTGGCCTGGAGTGGAAACGCGACGGCTGGCTGGCGGGCGTGACCTGGTTCCGCAACGACTATCGCAACAAGATCGAAGCGGGCTACGCGCCGATTGGTCACACCTCTTCCGGTAAAGTGCAGACGGATATCTACCAGTGGGAAAACGTACCGAAAGCGGTGGTCGAAGGGCTGGAAGGCTCCCTGAACGTGCCGGTCAGCGACACGATCAACTGGACCAACAACATCACCTACATGCTGCAGAGCAAAAACAAGGAGACCGGCGACCGTCTGTCGATCATTCCGGAGTACACGCTGAACTCAACCCTGAGCTGGCAGGTGCATCAGGACGTGTCGCTCCAGTCGACCTTCACCTGGTACGGCAAGCAGCAGCCGAAGAAGTACAACTACAAAGGCCAGCCTGTGACCGGGTCTGAGAAAGACGAAGTCAGCCCGTACAGCATCGTTGGCCTGAGCGCGACGTGGGACATGACCAAAAACGTCAGCCTGACCGGCGGCGTGGACAACGTCTTCGACAAACGCCAGTGGCGCGCGGGTAATGCCCAGACAACCGGAAACACCACCACCGGTGCGTATATGTACGGTGCGGGTGCGTACACGTATAATGAACCGGGCCGCACCTGGTACATGAGCGTGAATACGCGATTCTAG
- the entD gene encoding enterobactin synthase subunit EntD produces MHTTHTTFILAGHTVHHVTFDPTTFTDTDLLWLPHHAELSNAGRKRKAEHLAGRIAAAHALPDRTVPGIGPSGEPLWPEGVSGSITHSGTQAMAVVVRHPDALVGIDCEAILPDREAREIKDGIVDAQEAICLTHSGYPFALALTLAFSAKESLFKALFPQMKIYMGFEWARVTEITEKTITLALSRPAGEYPEGKRFTLVWQNNDGNVWTLLKA; encoded by the coding sequence ATGCACACCACCCATACCACGTTCATTCTCGCCGGCCACACCGTCCACCACGTCACCTTCGACCCAACCACCTTCACCGACACCGATCTCCTCTGGCTCCCCCACCACGCTGAGCTTTCAAACGCCGGGCGCAAACGCAAAGCCGAGCATCTTGCCGGACGCATCGCCGCCGCGCATGCCTTACCCGATCGCACCGTTCCCGGCATCGGCCCCAGCGGAGAACCGCTCTGGCCGGAAGGGGTTTCGGGAAGCATCACCCACAGCGGCACGCAGGCGATGGCGGTTGTCGTCCGTCATCCAGATGCGCTGGTGGGTATTGATTGCGAAGCCATTCTTCCAGACCGGGAAGCCCGCGAAATCAAGGACGGCATCGTTGATGCGCAGGAGGCGATATGCCTGACGCACTCGGGCTACCCTTTTGCGCTGGCATTGACGCTCGCTTTTAGCGCCAAAGAGAGTTTGTTTAAAGCCCTCTTCCCGCAGATGAAGATTTACATGGGTTTTGAGTGGGCGAGAGTCACAGAGATAACGGAAAAAACAATCACACTGGCGCTTTCGCGCCCGGCTGGAGAATATCCTGAGGGTAAACGCTTCACCCTCGTCTGGCAGAATAATGATGGGAACGTGTGGACGCTGCTAAAAGCCTGA
- the nadS gene encoding NadS family protein produces the protein MSIFDELKASLEEAAEIQRGKKTPSRVTRYEVADVRAIREQLNVTQSEMAKALGTSIDTIKSWESKRRNPTGLAAKVLNVIRDNPAFYRALAGQ, from the coding sequence ATGAGTATCTTCGATGAACTGAAGGCTTCGCTTGAAGAGGCAGCCGAAATCCAACGTGGTAAGAAAACGCCATCACGAGTAACTCGCTATGAGGTTGCGGACGTTCGGGCGATAAGAGAGCAGTTAAATGTCACTCAAAGCGAAATGGCGAAGGCTCTGGGTACAAGCATTGACACGATTAAAAGCTGGGAGTCGAAACGGCGAAACCCAACGGGATTAGCGGCGAAAGTGCTGAATGTGATTAGAGATAATCCCGCGTTTTACAGAGCGCTTGCGGGGCAGTGA
- a CDS encoding type II toxin-antitoxin system RelE/ParE family toxin, with protein sequence MSHAIEFIETSLFTRQIKSIATDDELKDLQKELIAWPDKGDLIQHTGGLRKIRMAAGSKGKRGGARVIYFLATEEVIYFIMAYPKSIKDSLTDLEKAELKKLTSVLTNTASSSVN encoded by the coding sequence ATGAGTCACGCGATAGAGTTTATCGAAACATCACTCTTTACCCGGCAGATTAAAAGCATTGCTACGGATGATGAATTAAAGGATCTGCAAAAGGAACTCATTGCCTGGCCTGATAAAGGCGACCTGATCCAACACACGGGTGGGCTACGGAAAATCAGGATGGCCGCAGGCTCAAAGGGAAAGAGAGGCGGTGCCAGAGTGATCTACTTTTTGGCCACGGAGGAGGTGATTTATTTCATCATGGCCTACCCAAAAAGCATTAAGGACAGCCTGACCGATCTAGAGAAAGCCGAACTCAAAAAACTCACGTCTGTTCTCACAAATACCGCTTCCAGTTCCGTTAACTAA
- the betT gene encoding choline BCCT transporter BetT: MTDLSQDREKDKINPVVFYTSAGLILLFSLTTIFFRDFSAEWIGRTLNWVSKTFGWYYLLAATLYIVFVVCIACSRFGSVKLGPEQSKPEFSLLSWAAMLFAAGIGIDLMFFSVAEPVTQYMQPPEGAGQTMEAARQAMVWTLFHYGLTGWSMYALMGMALGYFSYRYNLPLTIRSALYPIFGKKINGPIGHSVDIAAVIGTIFGIATTLGIGVVQLNYGLSVLFDIPDSMAAKAALIALSVIIATISVTSGVDKGIRVLSELNVALALGLILFVLFMGDTSFLLNALVLNVGDYVNRFMGMTLNSFAFDRPVEWMNNWTLFFWAWWVAWSPFVGLFLARISRGRTIRQFVMGTLIIPFTFTLLWLSVFGNSALHEIIHGNATFAQEAMAHPERGFYSLLAQYPAFTFSASVATITGLLFYVTSADSGALVLGNFTSKLKDINSDAPNWLRIFWSVAIGLLTLGMLMTNGISALQNTTVIMGLPFSFVIFFVMAGLYKSLKVEDYRRVSASRDTAPRPMGAQDRLSWKKRLSRLMNYPGTRYTKQMMETVCFPAMEEVAQELKLRGAYVELKNLPPEEGETLGHLDLLVHMGDEQNFVYQIWPQQYSVPGFTYRARSGKSTYYRLETFLLEGSQGNDLMDYSKEQVITDILDQYERHLNFIHLHREAPGNSVMFPDV, translated from the coding sequence ATGACAGACCTTTCACAAGACAGAGAAAAAGACAAAATCAACCCGGTCGTTTTTTATACTTCCGCCGGGCTGATTTTGTTGTTTTCCCTGACGACCATCTTCTTTCGTGATTTTTCTGCCGAGTGGATTGGGCGCACCCTGAACTGGGTGTCGAAGACCTTCGGCTGGTACTATCTGCTGGCAGCGACGCTCTATATCGTCTTCGTGGTCTGCATCGCCTGCTCGCGCTTCGGGTCGGTGAAGCTCGGGCCAGAGCAGTCCAAGCCCGAGTTCAGCCTGCTGAGCTGGGCCGCGATGCTGTTTGCCGCGGGCATCGGCATCGACCTGATGTTCTTCTCCGTGGCGGAACCGGTCACGCAGTATATGCAGCCGCCGGAAGGGGCAGGTCAGACGATGGAGGCCGCGCGCCAGGCGATGGTCTGGACGCTGTTCCACTACGGCCTGACGGGCTGGTCGATGTACGCCCTGATGGGCATGGCGCTCGGATACTTTAGCTATCGTTATAATTTGCCTCTCACCATCCGCTCCGCACTGTATCCGATTTTTGGTAAAAAAATTAACGGCCCGATTGGACACAGCGTCGACATTGCGGCGGTCATTGGCACCATCTTTGGTATCGCGACGACGCTCGGGATTGGCGTGGTGCAGCTCAACTACGGGCTGAGCGTGCTGTTTGATATCCCGGATTCGATGGCGGCCAAAGCGGCGCTGATTGCGCTCTCCGTCATTATCGCCACCATCTCGGTGACGTCGGGCGTGGATAAAGGCATCCGCGTGCTGTCCGAGCTGAACGTGGCGCTGGCGCTGGGGCTGATCCTGTTCGTGCTGTTTATGGGCGATACCTCGTTCCTGCTCAATGCCTTGGTGCTCAACGTGGGCGACTACGTCAACCGCTTTATGGGCATGACGCTGAACAGCTTCGCCTTTGACCGCCCGGTAGAGTGGATGAACAACTGGACGCTGTTCTTCTGGGCGTGGTGGGTGGCGTGGTCGCCGTTTGTCGGCCTGTTCCTGGCGCGTATTTCACGTGGCCGCACCATCCGCCAGTTTGTGATGGGCACGCTGATTATCCCGTTCACCTTTACCCTGCTGTGGCTGTCGGTGTTCGGCAACAGCGCGCTGCACGAGATCATCCACGGCAATGCAACCTTCGCGCAGGAAGCGATGGCGCACCCGGAGCGCGGCTTCTACAGCCTGCTGGCGCAGTACCCGGCGTTCACCTTTAGCGCCTCCGTGGCGACCATCACAGGCCTGCTGTTTTACGTCACATCGGCGGACTCCGGCGCGCTGGTGCTGGGCAACTTCACCTCGAAGCTGAAGGACATCAACAGCGACGCGCCGAACTGGCTGCGCATCTTCTGGTCCGTCGCCATCGGCCTGCTGACGCTCGGCATGCTGATGACTAACGGTATCTCTGCGCTGCAGAACACCACGGTAATCATGGGACTGCCGTTCAGCTTCGTCATCTTCTTCGTGATGGCCGGGCTGTATAAATCGCTCAAGGTGGAAGACTACCGCCGCGTCAGCGCCAGCCGCGACACCGCGCCGCGGCCGATGGGTGCGCAGGACAGGCTGAGCTGGAAGAAACGCCTCTCGCGCCTGATGAACTACCCGGGCACGCGCTACACCAAACAGATGATGGAGACGGTCTGCTTCCCGGCGATGGAAGAGGTGGCGCAGGAGCTGAAGCTGCGCGGCGCGTACGTGGAGCTGAAAAACCTGCCGCCGGAGGAGGGCGAGACCCTGGGGCACCTGGACCTGCTGGTGCACATGGGCGACGAGCAGAACTTTGTCTATCAGATCTGGCCGCAGCAGTATTCGGTTCCCGGTTTTACCTACCGGGCGCGCAGCGGGAAATCGACCTACTACCGGCTTGAGACCTTCCTGCTGGAAGGCAGCCAGGGGAATGATTTGATGGACTACAGTAAGGAGCAGGTGATTACGGACATTCTGGACCAGTATGAACGGCACCTGAACTTTATCCATCTGCACAGGGAAGCGCCGGGGAATAGCGTGATGTTCCCGGATGTCTAA
- the betI gene encoding transcriptional regulator BetI — protein sequence MPKVGMQPIRRRQLIDATLEAINEVGMHDATIAQIARRAGVSTGIISHYFKDKNGLLEATMRDITGQLRDAVLSRLRALPNGSAEQRLQAIVGGNFDETQTSGAAMKAWLAFWASSMHQPMLYRLQQVSSRRLLSNLVYEFRRELPRDQAEEAGYGLAALIDGLWLRAALSGKPLDKTLAQSLTSHFISQHLPTE from the coding sequence ATGCCCAAAGTGGGGATGCAGCCGATCCGGCGCAGGCAGCTTATCGACGCCACGCTGGAAGCAATAAATGAAGTGGGAATGCATGACGCGACGATCGCGCAGATCGCCCGTCGGGCGGGCGTTTCCACGGGGATCATCAGTCACTACTTCAAAGACAAAAACGGTCTGCTGGAAGCGACCATGCGCGACATCACCGGCCAGCTGCGCGACGCGGTATTAAGCCGCTTACGCGCCCTGCCTAACGGCAGCGCGGAGCAGCGCCTGCAGGCAATTGTCGGCGGCAATTTTGATGAAACCCAGACCAGCGGAGCGGCCATGAAGGCCTGGCTGGCCTTCTGGGCGAGCAGCATGCACCAGCCGATGCTCTACCGTCTGCAGCAGGTGAGCAGCCGTCGCTTGTTGTCAAACCTGGTGTACGAGTTCCGCCGTGAGCTGCCGCGCGACCAGGCCGAAGAGGCGGGCTACGGCCTGGCGGCGCTGATCGACGGGCTGTGGCTACGCGCCGCGCTGAGCGGCAAGCCGCTTGATAAAACCCTGGCGCAATCGCTCACCAGCCACTTTATCAGCCAGCATTTACCGACCGAATAA
- the betB gene encoding betaine-aldehyde dehydrogenase, which translates to MSRMAEQQLYINGGYTSATSGRTFETINPANGEVLATVQAAGREDVDRAVESAQRGQKIWAAMTAMERSRILRRAVDILRERNDELAKLETLDTGKAYSETSTVDIVTGADVLEYYAGLIPALEGSQIPLRDTSFVYTRREPLGVVAGIGAWNYPIQIALWKSAPALAAGNAMIFKPSEVTPLTALKLAEIYTEAGVPDGVFNVLPGVGAETGQYLTEHPGIAKVSFTGGVASGKKVMANSAASSLKEVTMELGGKSPLIIFDDADLDLAADIAMMANFFSSGQVCTNGTRVFVPAKLKAAFEQKIVERVGRIRAGDLFDERTNFGPMVSFPHRDSVLRYIAKGKEEGARVLCGGDALRGEGFDNGAWVAPTVFTDCTDEMTIVREEIFGPVMSILTYESDEEAIRRANDTDYGLAAGIVTADLNRAHGAIHQLEAGICWINTWGESAAEMPVGGYKHSGIGRENGVMTLQSYTQVKSIQVEMGKFQSIF; encoded by the coding sequence ATGTCCCGAATGGCAGAACAGCAGCTTTATATCAATGGTGGTTATACATCCGCCACCAGCGGTCGCACCTTCGAGACCATCAACCCGGCCAACGGTGAAGTTCTGGCGACCGTACAGGCCGCCGGGAGAGAAGACGTCGATCGCGCCGTGGAAAGCGCACAACGCGGGCAAAAAATCTGGGCGGCGATGACCGCCATGGAGCGCTCGCGCATCTTGCGTCGCGCCGTCGATATCCTGCGCGAGCGCAACGACGAACTGGCGAAGCTTGAAACCCTCGACACCGGTAAAGCATATTCCGAAACCTCAACCGTCGACATCGTCACCGGCGCGGACGTGCTGGAGTACTACGCGGGGCTGATCCCGGCGCTGGAAGGCAGCCAGATCCCGCTGCGCGACACCTCGTTCGTGTACACCCGCCGCGAGCCGCTGGGCGTGGTGGCGGGCATCGGCGCGTGGAACTACCCGATCCAGATCGCCCTGTGGAAATCGGCCCCGGCGCTGGCGGCGGGCAACGCGATGATCTTCAAGCCGAGCGAGGTCACCCCGCTCACCGCCCTCAAGCTTGCCGAGATCTACACCGAAGCGGGCGTACCGGACGGCGTGTTTAACGTCCTGCCTGGCGTGGGTGCAGAGACCGGCCAGTACCTGACCGAGCATCCGGGCATCGCGAAAGTCTCCTTCACCGGCGGCGTCGCCAGCGGCAAAAAGGTGATGGCCAACTCGGCGGCCTCCTCCCTGAAAGAGGTGACGATGGAGCTGGGCGGCAAATCCCCGCTGATCATTTTTGACGACGCGGATCTGGATCTCGCGGCAGACATCGCCATGATGGCGAACTTCTTCAGCTCCGGCCAGGTGTGCACCAACGGCACCCGCGTGTTCGTGCCCGCGAAATTGAAAGCCGCGTTTGAGCAGAAAATCGTCGAGCGCGTGGGCCGCATCCGCGCGGGCGATCTGTTCGATGAACGCACCAACTTTGGCCCGATGGTCAGCTTCCCGCACCGCGACAGCGTGCTGCGCTACATCGCCAAAGGCAAAGAGGAAGGCGCGCGCGTGCTGTGCGGCGGCGACGCGCTGAGGGGCGAAGGCTTTGACAACGGCGCGTGGGTCGCCCCGACCGTGTTCACCGACTGCACCGACGAGATGACCATCGTTCGCGAAGAGATATTCGGCCCGGTGATGTCCATCCTCACCTATGAATCCGATGAAGAAGCCATTCGCCGCGCCAACGACACCGACTACGGCCTGGCGGCGGGCATCGTGACTGCCGACCTGAACCGCGCGCACGGCGCCATTCATCAGCTCGAAGCGGGCATCTGCTGGATCAACACCTGGGGTGAATCCGCCGCAGAGATGCCGGTCGGCGGCTACAAACACTCCGGCATTGGCCGCGAGAACGGCGTGATGACGCTGCAGAGCTACACCCAGGTGAAGTCCATCCAGGTTGAGATGGGTAAATTCCAGTCCATATTTTAA
- the betA gene encoding choline dehydrogenase, with the protein MQFDYIIIGAGSAGNVLATRLTEDPNTTVLLLEAGGPDYRFDFRTQMPAALAFPLQGKRYNWAYETEPEPYMNNRRMECGRGKGLGGSSLINGMCYIRGNAMDLDHWAKEPGLEHWSYLNCLPYYRKAETRDVGPNDYHGGDGPVSVTTSKPGVNPLFEAMVEAGVQAGYPRTEDLNGYQQEGFGPMDRTVTPQGRRASTARGYLDQAKPRPNLTIRTHATTDRIIFDGKRAAGVEWLEGESTIPSRATANKEVLLCAGAIASPQILQRSGVGSADLLAEFDIPLVHDLPGVGENLQDHLEMYLQYECKEPVSLYPALQWWNQPKIGAEWLFGGTGVGASNHFEAGGFIRSREEFEWPNIQYHFLPVAINYNGSNAVKEHGFQCHVGSMRSPSRGHVRIKSRDPHQHPAILFNYMSHEQDWQEFRDAIRITREIMHQPALDKYRGREISPGVECQTDEQLDEFVRNHAETAFHPCGTCKMGYDEMAVVDGEGRVHGLEGLRVVDASIMPQIITGNLNATTIMIGEKIADAIRGREPLAKSTAAYYVANGAPVRR; encoded by the coding sequence TTGCAATTTGACTACATCATTATCGGGGCCGGCTCTGCCGGCAACGTGCTGGCAACGCGACTGACTGAAGATCCGAACACCACCGTCCTACTGCTGGAGGCGGGCGGGCCGGACTACCGCTTTGACTTCCGCACCCAGATGCCCGCCGCGCTGGCTTTCCCGCTGCAGGGCAAGCGCTACAACTGGGCGTATGAAACCGAGCCAGAGCCGTACATGAACAACCGCCGCATGGAGTGCGGACGCGGAAAAGGGCTGGGCGGCTCGTCGCTGATCAACGGCATGTGCTACATCCGCGGTAACGCAATGGATCTTGACCACTGGGCCAAAGAGCCGGGTCTGGAGCACTGGAGCTACCTCAACTGCCTGCCCTACTACCGCAAGGCAGAGACGCGCGACGTGGGGCCGAACGACTATCACGGCGGCGACGGTCCGGTGAGCGTCACAACCTCCAAACCGGGCGTGAACCCGCTGTTTGAAGCGATGGTAGAAGCGGGCGTGCAGGCGGGCTATCCGCGCACCGAGGATCTCAACGGCTACCAGCAGGAAGGCTTCGGCCCGATGGACCGCACGGTCACGCCGCAGGGCCGACGCGCCAGCACCGCGCGCGGCTATCTTGACCAGGCGAAGCCGCGCCCGAACCTGACCATCCGCACCCACGCCACGACCGATCGCATTATCTTTGACGGCAAGCGCGCGGCGGGCGTCGAGTGGCTGGAAGGGGAAAGCACTATCCCGTCCAGAGCGACGGCGAACAAAGAGGTGCTGCTGTGTGCGGGCGCGATTGCCTCCCCGCAGATCCTCCAGCGCTCCGGCGTGGGCAGCGCGGACCTGCTCGCCGAGTTCGATATTCCGCTGGTGCACGACCTGCCAGGCGTGGGCGAAAACCTGCAGGATCACCTGGAGATGTACCTCCAGTACGAGTGCAAAGAGCCAGTCTCCCTCTACCCTGCCCTGCAGTGGTGGAACCAGCCGAAGATTGGCGCCGAGTGGCTGTTTGGCGGCACCGGCGTAGGCGCGAGTAACCACTTCGAAGCGGGCGGGTTTATCCGCAGCCGCGAGGAGTTCGAGTGGCCGAACATTCAGTACCACTTCCTGCCGGTAGCGATTAACTACAACGGTTCGAACGCGGTAAAAGAGCACGGCTTCCAGTGCCACGTCGGCTCCATGCGCTCGCCGAGCCGCGGCCACGTGCGGATTAAGTCGCGCGATCCGCACCAGCATCCGGCGATCCTGTTCAACTATATGTCCCACGAGCAGGACTGGCAGGAGTTCCGGGACGCGATTCGCATCACCCGCGAGATCATGCACCAGCCCGCGCTGGACAAATATCGCGGTCGCGAAATCAGCCCGGGCGTCGAGTGCCAGACCGACGAACAGCTGGACGAGTTCGTGCGTAACCACGCTGAAACCGCCTTCCACCCATGCGGCACCTGCAAGATGGGTTACGACGAGATGGCGGTGGTCGATGGCGAAGGCCGCGTTCACGGACTGGAAGGGCTGCGCGTGGTGGATGCGTCGATCATGCCGCAGATCATCACTGGTAACCTGAACGCCACCACTATTATGATTGGCGAGAAGATTGCCGACGCCATTCGCGGGCGCGAGCCGCTGGCGAAGAGCACGGCGGCGTATTATGTGGCGAACGGTGCACCGGTAAGACGCTGA